The genomic stretch CATGCGAGAGGCGGGCGCGGCGCTGGGCCGTCTGGCGTGCTCGTCTTCTCGCGCTGGTCCAGAAGCAGGCGCAGCCCGGCAAACAGCAGCACCAGCCCAACCAGCGTCTTGTAAACTACGCCAGATGGTTGAACCGCTCCACCCGCGAAGGCTAACTGTCTGGTTGCGAGACCTCCTTGGCGGCCTCAGCGACGAGCCGAGCTCTGGCGATGTCGTCTGGTCCTGCTCGACCCTGTGGCTTCGGGTTGCCGAGTTTGCGGCGCTTCTTGAGGCGCTCGGCGACGACCTGGTTCGGTGTCTTGCCGTCGAGGACACGCTGGCGTCGGCCGTTGTAGGCGGCATTGAAGCCACGGAGCAGCTGCTCAAGCTGGGCATGCGAGTAGACGGTGATGCCGAGCACCTCGCTGCCGATGCGGCCATTGAAGCGCTCCACCATGCCGTTGGTTTGCGGAGAGTACGGCTTGGTATGTCGGTACTCCGCGCCGAGCTCCGCGCATACCTTGGCAAAGGCGGCGGTGAAGCAGCTGCCGTTGTCGGTCAGCACATGGGTGAGGCGGAAGGGGAAGGCGGCCGCAGCTTCGCGGAGGAAAGCGATGGCGCTCTTGGTGGTCTCGTCGTCCTTGACGGCAAGGTGGACGGAGCGCGAGCACCGGTCGATGGCGACGTATAGATAGCGCTTGCGCCGCTCGCCGTCAGCGGTCTGCAGCTTTGGCAAGTGCTTGATGTCGATGTGAATGAAGCCGAGGTCGTAGTCCTTGAACTTGCCCTGGCCTCGTTTCGGCCGCTCCGAGGCCGGCGGAGCCCGCCGGCTCAGACCCTCGGCGCGGAGGATACGCCAGACGCTGTCGCGGTTGA from Longimicrobium sp. encodes the following:
- a CDS encoding IS481 family transposase; amino-acid sequence: MLQIHPNARTTPAVRAEIARSQESSGALAKRFGVSAETIRKWRKRGPEDCLDHSAKPHKLPWKATDEERAVVCALRRATNFALDDLTFVVHHFLPHLNRDSVWRILRAEGLSRRAPPASERPKRGQGKFKDYDLGFIHIDIKHLPKLQTADGERRKRYLYVAIDRCSRSVHLAVKDDETTKSAIAFLREAAAAFPFRLTHVLTDNGSCFTAAFAKVCAELGAEYRHTKPYSPQTNGMVERFNGRIGSEVLGITVYSHAQLEQLLRGFNAAYNGRRQRVLDGKTPNQVVAERLKKRRKLGNPKPQGRAGPDDIARARLVAEAAKEVSQPDS